The Trueperaceae bacterium genome window below encodes:
- a CDS encoding ABC transporter permease, whose amino-acid sequence MSAPLTDARREAPRRRVAAAPPLVALALSVLLFLAGGLVQPGFVNLDQAVNIVRLAAFLGIVAAGQTLVIIAGGEGIDLSVGNVVTLGAILTFMVSAGDSGRLAPAALVALGAGAVIGGLNGLGIVYLRIPPLVMTLGMAGVVQGAILAITQGSIPGGVPPFLARTVTGRLVGVPGIVYLWLAFAVLMWLVLERTPYGRNLFAIGTNRRTAHLSGVSVPLTVVLTYTLSGLLAALGGLLLLGFTQRVFLSLGVSYLFPSIAAVVVGGTVLAGGRGSYFGTMAGALVLTMAESLLRALRLGEAYQLMVFGLILVVLLSVYGRQRRVE is encoded by the coding sequence GTGAGCGCGCCCCTGACCGACGCGCGGAGGGAGGCGCCGCGCCGGCGCGTGGCCGCGGCCCCGCCCCTCGTGGCGCTCGCCCTCTCGGTGCTGCTGTTCCTCGCCGGCGGCCTCGTGCAGCCGGGGTTCGTGAACCTCGACCAGGCCGTCAACATCGTGAGGCTGGCCGCGTTCCTCGGCATCGTCGCCGCCGGGCAGACGCTGGTGATCATCGCCGGCGGCGAGGGCATCGACCTCAGCGTCGGCAACGTCGTGACCCTCGGCGCGATCCTCACCTTCATGGTCTCGGCCGGGGACTCGGGCCGCCTGGCGCCGGCGGCGCTCGTCGCGCTCGGCGCCGGCGCGGTCATCGGCGGCCTGAACGGCCTGGGGATCGTCTACCTGCGGATCCCCCCGCTGGTCATGACGCTGGGCATGGCCGGCGTCGTGCAGGGCGCGATCCTCGCGATCACGCAGGGCAGCATCCCTGGCGGCGTGCCGCCGTTCCTGGCGCGGACGGTGACGGGGCGCCTCGTGGGCGTGCCCGGCATCGTCTACCTCTGGCTCGCCTTCGCGGTCCTCATGTGGCTCGTGCTCGAGCGCACCCCGTACGGCCGGAACCTCTTCGCCATAGGCACGAACCGGCGCACCGCCCACCTCTCCGGCGTCAGCGTGCCGCTCACCGTGGTGCTCACCTACACGCTCAGCGGTCTGCTGGCAGCCCTCGGCGGCCTCCTGCTCCTCGGCTTCACGCAGCGCGTGTTCCTGAGCCTCGGCGTCAGCTACCTCTTCCCGTCGATCGCCGCCGTGGTCGTCGGCGGCACCGTGCTCGCCGGCGGGCGCGGCAGCTACTTCGGCACCATGGCGGGCGCGCTGGTCCTGACGATGGCCGAGAGCCTGCTGCGGGCGCTGCGCCTCGGCGAGGCCTACCAGCTGATGGTCTTCGGGCTGATCCTCGTCGTCCTGCTCTCGGTCTACGGGCGCCAGCGGCGCGTGGAGTGA
- a CDS encoding ABC transporter permease, translated as MSRAAALPATPWRLRVREHPYLVSLVLLAVAVLLNYLLQDNLFQLRVVNGNLRVMLPLMVLAAGQALVIVGGGIDLSVGATVSLVNVILVTLVTPESSWDGVLLGALAGLAAGALAGAVNGFCVAYLRLQPIVTTYATSFLYFGLALAILPRPGGALPRALTSFYRSAPLGLPATAYGVALLLLVWLLLRRTRFVQHLYAVGGREASARSSGVAVTRVRFLSYVLMGVFAAFAAMALTLSTGSGNARLGDAMTLSSIVAVVLGGTRLSGGQGGVTGAVVGVALLTVIRNLITFANVPTWYQTLVDALVILLALAGPGLVRLVRRGA; from the coding sequence GTGAGCCGCGCGGCCGCGCTGCCGGCGACGCCCTGGCGGCTCAGGGTGCGCGAGCACCCCTACCTCGTGTCGCTGGTCTTGCTGGCCGTGGCCGTGCTCCTCAACTACCTGCTGCAGGACAACCTCTTCCAGCTCCGCGTGGTGAACGGCAACCTGCGCGTCATGCTCCCGCTGATGGTCCTCGCCGCCGGCCAGGCGCTGGTGATCGTGGGCGGCGGGATCGACCTCTCGGTCGGGGCCACGGTCTCGCTGGTCAACGTCATCCTCGTCACGCTCGTCACGCCCGAGTCCTCGTGGGACGGCGTGCTCCTCGGCGCCCTGGCGGGCCTGGCGGCCGGCGCCCTGGCCGGCGCCGTGAACGGGTTCTGCGTCGCGTACCTGCGGCTGCAGCCCATCGTCACGACCTACGCGACCTCGTTCCTCTACTTCGGCCTCGCGCTGGCGATCCTGCCGCGTCCCGGCGGCGCCCTGCCCAGGGCGCTGACGAGCTTCTACCGCTCGGCGCCGCTCGGCCTGCCCGCCACCGCCTACGGTGTCGCGCTCCTGCTGCTCGTCTGGCTGCTGCTGCGCCGCACGCGCTTCGTGCAGCACCTCTACGCCGTGGGCGGGAGGGAGGCGTCCGCGCGCTCCAGCGGCGTGGCGGTGACGCGTGTGCGCTTCCTCAGCTACGTGCTGATGGGCGTGTTCGCCGCCTTCGCGGCGATGGCCCTCACCCTCTCGACGGGCTCGGGCAACGCCCGCCTCGGGGACGCGATGACGCTCTCCTCGATCGTGGCCGTCGTGCTCGGCGGCACCCGCCTCTCCGGCGGGCAGGGCGGCGTCACGGGCGCCGTCGTCGGGGTGGCGCTGCTGACGGTGATCCGCAACCTCATCACGTTCGCCAACGTGCCCACCTGGTACCAGACCCTCGTCGACGCGCTGGTCATCCTGCTGGCGCTCGCGGGCCCCGGGCTCGTGCGCCTCGTCAGGAGGGGCGCGTGA
- a CDS encoding sugar ABC transporter ATP-binding protein, producing the protein MAGRVDTEPGRPAAGGPGADPLLSARGVRKRYGAVTALAGADLDVSAGEVVALLGANGSGKSTLGRVLTGVTRPDAGELRFAGRPVDLPSPMAARRLGVGAVYQELSLVPDMTVAENVWLGHEPTRRGGVDRRAMRERTAELLELFAGTFAVRVTPDTVVADLPQAGRQVIEVLKAYSWSPRVLILDEATASLDSRQVDRLFELVGRWREEGMALVFVSHRMGEIFRVADRAVVLRNGATVGMRPIAETDEAELVALLTGGTGAAPRRARAVAAEASVGPGTPEAAVGEPPLLELRGYSSPGLAPLDLRVARGELLGLGGLQGQGQSRLLLSLFGAAPHHGEVLLDGRRVTFRSPRQAMAAGVAYVPGDRNEAGLLPFRPLLENLQLPNWGRYGVPLRMRAARRDAADAADELSVRHGGLDESVGTLSGGNAQKVVIAKWLLRRPRLLLLDDPTKGVDVGAKAEFYAFLEELRRRGVTVLFNSSDDLELLGLCERVLVLHDGRVAAELAGDTLDRDHLVAAAMGGGAPAGAPADDAGVPSGGPSGGGGGGPSGGTGGRA; encoded by the coding sequence ATGGCCGGGCGCGTCGACACCGAGCCGGGCCGCCCCGCCGCGGGCGGCCCCGGCGCTGACCCACTCCTGTCAGCGCGCGGGGTCCGCAAGCGCTACGGCGCCGTGACCGCCCTCGCCGGCGCCGACCTCGACGTCAGCGCCGGCGAGGTCGTGGCGCTGCTCGGCGCGAACGGCAGCGGGAAGAGCACCCTCGGCAGGGTGCTCACCGGCGTCACCAGGCCGGACGCGGGAGAGCTCCGCTTCGCGGGGAGGCCGGTCGACCTCCCCTCGCCCATGGCGGCCAGGCGCCTCGGCGTCGGCGCCGTCTACCAGGAGCTCTCGCTCGTACCCGACATGACGGTCGCCGAGAACGTCTGGCTCGGCCACGAGCCGACGCGCCGCGGCGGCGTCGACAGGCGGGCGATGCGCGAGCGCACGGCAGAGCTGCTCGAGCTCTTCGCCGGCACGTTCGCGGTGCGCGTCACGCCGGACACGGTCGTCGCCGACCTGCCGCAGGCCGGACGCCAGGTCATCGAGGTGCTGAAGGCGTACTCGTGGTCGCCGAGGGTCCTGATCCTCGACGAGGCCACGGCCTCCCTGGACAGCCGCCAGGTCGACAGGCTCTTCGAGCTCGTGGGTCGCTGGCGGGAGGAAGGCATGGCGCTGGTGTTCGTCTCGCACCGCATGGGCGAGATCTTCCGCGTCGCTGACCGCGCGGTCGTGCTCCGCAACGGCGCCACCGTGGGCATGCGCCCCATCGCCGAGACAGACGAGGCCGAGCTGGTGGCGCTGCTCACGGGCGGCACCGGCGCCGCGCCGCGGAGGGCCCGCGCGGTCGCGGCCGAGGCGTCCGTCGGCCCGGGGACGCCCGAGGCGGCGGTCGGCGAGCCGCCGCTGCTCGAGCTGCGCGGCTACTCGAGCCCCGGCCTCGCACCGCTCGACCTGCGCGTGGCGCGCGGGGAGCTGCTGGGCCTGGGCGGCCTCCAGGGCCAGGGCCAGAGCCGCCTGCTCCTCTCGCTGTTCGGCGCGGCACCGCACCACGGCGAGGTGCTGCTCGACGGGCGCCGCGTGACGTTCCGCAGCCCGCGACAGGCCATGGCGGCGGGCGTGGCGTACGTGCCGGGCGACCGCAACGAGGCCGGACTGCTGCCCTTCAGGCCCTTGCTCGAGAACCTGCAGCTCCCGAACTGGGGGCGCTACGGCGTCCCCTTGCGCATGCGCGCCGCGCGACGCGACGCCGCCGACGCGGCCGACGAGCTGAGCGTCCGCCACGGCGGGCTCGACGAGAGCGTCGGGACCCTCTCGGGCGGCAACGCGCAGAAGGTCGTGATCGCCAAGTGGCTGCTGAGGCGGCCGCGCCTCCTGCTCCTCGACGACCCCACCAAGGGCGTCGACGTGGGCGCCAAGGCCGAGTTCTACGCCTTCCTCGAGGAGCTGCGGCGGCGCGGCGTGACGGTGCTGTTCAACTCGTCGGACGACCTCGAGCTCCTCGGCCTGTGCGAGAGGGTACTGGTGCTCCACGACGGGCGCGTCGCCGCCGAGCTCGCGGGCGACACGCTCGACCGCGACCACCTCGTCGCCGCGGCCATGGGCGGAGGGGCGCCGGCCGGCGCTCCAGCCGATGACGCCGGCGTACCGTCCGGTGGGCCATCCGGAGGAGGCGGGGGCGGCCCATCCGGCGGCACGGGGGGCCGGGCGTGA
- a CDS encoding substrate-binding domain-containing protein, whose protein sequence is MKRRITLIAATAFVLVGWAAAQSFTIGVSNGFVGSEWRTIMVQDLERTAAAIEEELGIDLELVFENADVDVQGQIQQVQNLLNRGVDAIIINPNDQSALNLALEEAVDEGVVVISTDQEVSAQGVYNVVIDQKEWGAANARWLAEALGGEGRIIVIEGFVGHPANEDRMEGALEVLAEYPGIEVVGRESGGWDQATGQRVASDMLASLTGIDGILTQDGMAQGILTAVRAANPDPFPIMTGEAYAGYLRLWDQTRREHPGFTSVAVVNPPGIASSALRVAVEILMGGEVDESQLAGDFGNTLYVPIPFQITEEDLDEALEQYADMPDTFAMDGIITQEEARAFMR, encoded by the coding sequence ATGAAGCGACGCATCACGTTGATCGCCGCCACCGCCTTCGTGCTCGTGGGCTGGGCTGCGGCGCAGTCGTTCACGATCGGCGTCTCGAACGGGTTCGTGGGCAGCGAGTGGCGCACGATCATGGTCCAGGACCTCGAGCGCACCGCCGCCGCGATCGAGGAGGAGCTGGGCATCGACCTCGAGCTGGTCTTCGAGAACGCCGACGTCGACGTCCAGGGGCAGATCCAGCAGGTCCAGAACCTGCTCAACCGCGGCGTGGACGCGATCATCATCAACCCCAACGACCAGAGCGCGCTGAACCTCGCCCTCGAGGAGGCCGTCGACGAGGGCGTCGTCGTCATCTCGACCGACCAGGAGGTCTCGGCGCAGGGCGTCTACAACGTCGTCATCGATCAGAAGGAGTGGGGCGCCGCGAACGCCCGCTGGCTCGCCGAAGCGCTCGGCGGCGAGGGGCGCATCATCGTCATCGAGGGCTTCGTGGGCCACCCCGCGAACGAGGACCGCATGGAGGGCGCTCTCGAGGTGCTCGCCGAGTACCCGGGCATCGAGGTCGTAGGGCGCGAGTCGGGCGGCTGGGACCAGGCCACCGGCCAGCGCGTGGCCTCCGACATGCTCGCGTCGCTGACCGGCATCGACGGCATCCTCACGCAGGACGGCATGGCGCAGGGCATCCTCACGGCCGTCCGCGCCGCGAACCCCGACCCGTTCCCGATCATGACCGGCGAGGCCTACGCTGGCTACCTGCGGCTGTGGGACCAGACACGGCGCGAGCACCCCGGCTTCACGTCGGTCGCCGTCGTGAACCCGCCCGGCATCGCCTCCAGCGCGCTGCGCGTGGCGGTCGAGATCCTCATGGGCGGCGAGGTCGACGAGTCGCAGCTCGCCGGCGACTTCGGCAACACGCTCTACGTGCCCATCCCGTTCCAGATCACCGAGGAGGACCTCGACGAGGCGCTCGAGCAGTACGCCGACATGCCTGACACCTTCGCGATGGACGGGATCATCACGCAGGAGGAGGCCAGGGCGTTCATGCGCTGA
- a CDS encoding sugar phosphate isomerase/epimerase, with amino-acid sequence MKLGFATAILPDLGFEEVLAFAAQEGFECLEVMCWPTDATDRRRYAGVTHVDVASLDDAGARAVREACERHGVTITGLGYYPNPLAPDEGESRVYVEHLGKVIDGAARLGVPVVNTFIGRDPSLPVERQWDRVERVWRPLLKRAEEAGVKVGIENCPMLFTLDEWPGGKNLAVSPEVWDEMFSRLDSPALGLNFDPSHLVWQGIDIGQAIADYAHRFVHVHLKDEKVDEELLYRRGVLGLGWHVPKIPGLGDIDWPAFFAALKGAGWTGPVVIEVEDRTFEDSLEGRQEALRRAGQYVRTVMEYGT; translated from the coding sequence ATGAAGCTAGGCTTCGCCACCGCCATCCTCCCGGACCTCGGGTTCGAGGAGGTGCTCGCCTTCGCCGCCCAGGAGGGCTTCGAGTGCCTCGAGGTCATGTGCTGGCCCACCGACGCCACCGACAGGCGCCGCTACGCCGGCGTCACGCACGTCGACGTAGCGAGCCTCGACGACGCCGGGGCCCGCGCCGTGCGGGAGGCCTGCGAGCGCCACGGCGTCACGATCACCGGCCTCGGCTACTACCCGAACCCGCTCGCGCCAGACGAGGGCGAGAGCCGGGTCTACGTCGAGCACCTGGGCAAGGTCATAGACGGCGCCGCGCGCCTGGGCGTCCCCGTCGTGAACACGTTCATCGGCCGCGACCCGTCGCTGCCGGTCGAGCGCCAGTGGGACCGCGTGGAGCGCGTGTGGCGCCCGCTGCTGAAGCGCGCCGAGGAGGCGGGCGTGAAGGTGGGCATCGAGAACTGCCCGATGCTGTTCACGCTCGACGAGTGGCCTGGCGGCAAGAACCTCGCCGTCTCGCCGGAGGTCTGGGACGAGATGTTCTCGCGCCTCGACAGCCCGGCGCTGGGCCTCAACTTCGACCCCTCCCACCTGGTGTGGCAGGGCATCGACATCGGCCAGGCCATCGCCGACTACGCCCACAGGTTCGTGCACGTCCACCTCAAGGACGAGAAGGTGGACGAGGAGCTCCTCTACCGGCGCGGCGTCCTCGGCCTCGGCTGGCACGTGCCGAAGATCCCCGGCCTCGGCGACATCGACTGGCCCGCGTTCTTCGCCGCTCTCAAGGGCGCCGGCTGGACCGGTCCCGTCGTGATCGAGGTCGAGGACAGGACCTTCGAGGACAGCCTCGAGGGCCGCCAGGAGGCGCTGCGGCGAGCCGGTCAGTACGTCCGCACCGTCATGGAGTACGGGACCTGA
- the rocF gene encoding arginase, with product MSTREVHVVGVPMDLGAGRRGVDMGPSALRLAQLERTLTSLGFAVADLGNVEVAVPESAARLGGGAGEPLYADAIAAACAAAAEALRDRPDGAFAIALGGDHSVSMGTVPGVAAGGELGVLWVDAHADVNTPETSPSGNVHGMPVAHLLGLGDARFTALWGDRPPLSPRDVVYVGLRSVDPPEREAIVRLGIAAYTMSDVDRRGIAAVATEALGRLSHAPRLHVSFDADVLDPTIAPGVGTPVPGGLTYREAHLLMEVLAESGRVVSLDLVEVNPILDVANRTAATLVELTASLLGKRIL from the coding sequence ATGAGCACGCGTGAGGTCCACGTCGTCGGCGTCCCCATGGACCTCGGCGCCGGCAGGCGCGGGGTCGACATGGGGCCCAGCGCGCTGCGACTCGCCCAGCTGGAGCGCACCCTGACGTCGCTGGGCTTCGCCGTCGCGGACCTTGGCAACGTCGAGGTCGCCGTGCCGGAGAGCGCGGCGCGGCTCGGGGGCGGCGCCGGCGAGCCCCTCTACGCCGACGCCATCGCCGCGGCCTGCGCCGCCGCGGCGGAGGCGCTGCGCGACCGGCCAGACGGCGCGTTCGCGATCGCGCTGGGGGGCGACCACTCGGTGAGCATGGGCACTGTCCCGGGCGTCGCCGCGGGCGGCGAGCTCGGCGTGCTCTGGGTCGATGCCCACGCCGACGTGAACACGCCCGAGACCTCGCCGAGCGGCAACGTGCACGGCATGCCGGTGGCCCACCTCCTCGGCCTCGGCGACGCGCGCTTCACGGCGCTGTGGGGCGACCGACCGCCGCTCTCGCCGCGCGACGTCGTCTACGTCGGCCTGCGCAGCGTGGACCCGCCGGAGCGCGAGGCGATCGTGCGCCTCGGCATCGCGGCCTACACGATGAGCGACGTCGACAGGCGCGGCATCGCCGCGGTGGCCACCGAGGCGCTGGGGCGTCTCTCGCACGCGCCCCGGCTGCACGTCTCGTTCGACGCCGACGTCCTCGACCCGACCATCGCGCCCGGCGTGGGCACGCCGGTGCCGGGCGGCCTCACCTACCGGGAGGCGCACCTGCTCATGGAGGTGCTGGCCGAGAGCGGGCGCGTCGTCAGCCTCGACCTCGTCGAGGTGAACCCGATCCTCGACGTCGCCAACCGCACCGCCGCCACCCTCGTGGAGCTGACCGCGAGCCTGCTAGGCAAGCGGATCCTCTGA